The DNA region GGTGGTGCGTCGCATGGTCAGCAGGGCCGCCGACCTGGATTCGCCGAGCAGCCGGGCCTCGGCCGCGTTGGCACTGCGAGCCCCGATCACCTGGGTGGCCGAGTGCAGGTGGATCCCGGCGGCGCGCAGCAGCTCATACAACCCCCGGGACTCCAGCGCCTCGGCGCTGATCTCAAGCAGGCCGGCAGGCAAGAAGTTCGTCATCTTCGCGATAGGCCGCTCCAGCGCCGACCGGAGCCGGACGATCTGGAGCACCGGGTCGGCGACCGGCAGGCTCATCGCCGTGGCGACCTCGGCCGGCGCCGGGACCTGGCCCAGGGACAGCAGTTTGGTCGAGGGACGCTGGCCTTCACGGGTCAGGTCGTCGTGCAGGCTGGTCAGCTTCAGCGAGCGGCGGACCTTCGGCGACACCACGCGGGTTCCGACACCCCGTCGGCGAACCAGCAGGCCCTGGTCGACCAGATGCTGCATCGCGCGTCGCATGGTGGGCCGGGAAAGTCCCAGTTTCTCTGCCAACTCCAGCTCGTTCTCGAACCGGGTGCCGGGAACCAGCGAGCCGTTCTCAATCGCCTGCTCCAGATGCCGCGCGACCTGGTAGTACAGCGGGACCGGGCTCAACCGATCCAGGACGATCCC from Jatrophihabitans sp. includes:
- a CDS encoding GntR family transcriptional regulator; the encoded protein is MSAAVSSGVSPFEGIVLDRLSPVPLYYQVARHLEQAIENGSLVPGTRFENELELAEKLGLSRPTMRRAMQHLVDQGLLVRRRGVGTRVVSPKVRRSLKLTSLHDDLTREGQRPSTKLLSLGQVPAPAEVATAMSLPVADPVLQIVRLRSALERPIAKMTNFLPAGLLEISAEALESRGLYELLRAAGIHLHSATQVIGARSANAAEARLLGESRSAALLTMRRTTYDDRGVAVEYGSHVYAATRYSFQLSLLAG